A region from the Acidimicrobiales bacterium genome encodes:
- a CDS encoding DUF4981 domain-containing protein gives MPETGDPPTAMRWCPPAAMRWWETPELTAWGRLPLHAVPHPERLTLDGEWDFQLVTSPDADPGPDWRPIEVPGCWTMQDVGDRPQYTNIAMPFDGVPPLVPAENPTGLYRRTVDVPAGWEGRRIVLHVGAAESALLVSIDGTVVGLSKDSHLAAEFDVTDHVTPGRRATIELRVAKWSDANYVEDQDQWWHGGITRSVFLYATETVYLAEVGLTPSLEADLVTGALAVDVLVADRRGPLGDGWVVEVEVGGLDEPVRTPVPGWLPRGPLRFTDDEQAVVMAWIGEAMGAGRSFEAAVEAVDAPPATRLLLARIARAPAGRVQLHLEMSDVEPWSAELPRLSDVIVRLLDPSGHEHERASYRVGYRRVEIDGNRLLVNGRPILIHGVNRHDFHPRTGRVVTADDIRADLVAMKRFGFDALRTSHYPNDPVLLDLCDELGLYVVAEANLEAHAEPQLAAEPRYLAAWVDRVSRMVRRDRHHPSVIIWSIGNEAGYGPNHDAAAAWVRHADRTRPVQYEGVLAHGWNAGAAASDLTVPMYASIEQLVSHATSGEQTRPVILCEYSHAMGNGNGCLAEYWEAFETTDGLQGGFIWEWWDHGLVQTLPDGTERWAYGGDFGDEPNDGNFCVDGLVLPDRTPKPALYEHQALAAPLTFEWADVDERGGFFWSLGTPMPITRVLKARNNLWFRDTSWLRVTWEERHGETVLGAGEAELNDLGPRESATFDVALHRPAESSVVLTVSTAIDTPWAPAGTVLATSCPSFPTVAVPRSGDLADRSDVVGLLTRPTTTTDELRGRPDPTLRIEPEVGLTGPMLATGPSLSLWRAPTDNDPEPARAWRRWGLDRLERGLVTVADGDSGSTVVTAEWITGDGTVVPHTQVVTTLADGTVVVEEEVTIPDGFHDLPRVGTTFDLVPGLDTVTWFGRGPHETYPDRRRAGWIGRHSLPVDEMAFPYITPQETGGRADVRWFTVTDAAGHGVRIDLDRPRQVSVTRHRAADLAAATHQEELVHRPEAIVHLDAAHRGLGTASCGPDTLPQYLVRPGVHRWAWSIRTI, from the coding sequence GTGCCCGAGACCGGCGATCCGCCCACGGCGATGCGATGGTGCCCGCCCGCGGCGATGCGGTGGTGGGAGACGCCGGAGCTCACGGCATGGGGCCGGCTCCCTCTCCACGCCGTCCCCCACCCCGAGCGGCTCACGCTCGACGGCGAGTGGGACTTCCAGCTGGTCACGTCCCCGGACGCCGACCCCGGGCCGGACTGGCGCCCGATCGAGGTACCGGGCTGCTGGACGATGCAGGACGTCGGCGACCGACCGCAGTACACGAACATCGCCATGCCCTTCGACGGCGTGCCCCCGCTCGTGCCGGCCGAGAACCCCACGGGCCTCTACCGCCGCACCGTGGACGTGCCCGCCGGGTGGGAGGGCCGTCGGATCGTCCTGCACGTCGGCGCCGCCGAGAGCGCCCTGCTGGTGAGCATCGACGGAACGGTCGTCGGTCTGTCGAAGGACTCGCACCTGGCCGCCGAGTTCGACGTGACCGACCACGTCACACCCGGTCGGCGAGCCACGATCGAGCTCCGGGTGGCCAAGTGGTCCGACGCCAACTACGTGGAGGACCAGGACCAGTGGTGGCACGGCGGCATCACCCGATCGGTCTTCCTGTACGCCACCGAAACCGTGTACCTCGCCGAGGTGGGTCTCACGCCGTCACTGGAGGCTGACCTCGTCACCGGCGCCCTCGCCGTCGACGTCCTCGTCGCCGACCGGCGGGGACCGCTGGGGGACGGGTGGGTCGTGGAGGTCGAGGTCGGCGGCCTCGACGAGCCCGTTCGCACCCCTGTGCCCGGATGGCTCCCGAGGGGGCCGCTGCGCTTCACCGACGACGAGCAGGCGGTCGTGATGGCGTGGATCGGCGAGGCCATGGGCGCCGGCCGCTCCTTCGAGGCCGCCGTGGAAGCGGTCGACGCGCCCCCGGCGACGCGCCTCCTGCTGGCCCGCATCGCCCGTGCCCCGGCCGGTCGGGTGCAGCTGCACCTCGAGATGTCGGACGTGGAGCCGTGGTCGGCGGAGCTGCCCCGCCTGAGCGACGTGATCGTCCGCCTCCTCGACCCCTCGGGGCACGAGCACGAGCGGGCGAGCTACCGGGTCGGCTACCGACGGGTCGAGATCGACGGGAACCGCCTCCTGGTCAACGGCCGGCCCATCCTGATCCACGGGGTGAACCGCCACGACTTCCACCCCCGCACCGGCCGGGTGGTGACCGCCGACGACATCCGCGCCGACCTGGTGGCCATGAAGCGCTTCGGGTTCGACGCCCTCCGTACTTCTCACTACCCGAACGACCCCGTGCTGCTCGACCTGTGCGACGAGCTCGGCCTGTACGTGGTGGCCGAGGCGAACCTCGAGGCCCACGCCGAACCGCAGCTGGCCGCCGAGCCCCGGTACCTGGCGGCGTGGGTCGACCGGGTGTCCCGCATGGTGCGCCGCGACCGCCATCACCCGTCGGTGATCATCTGGTCGATCGGCAACGAAGCCGGCTACGGACCCAACCACGACGCCGCCGCGGCGTGGGTGCGCCACGCCGATCGCACCCGACCGGTGCAGTACGAGGGTGTGCTGGCCCACGGGTGGAACGCCGGCGCCGCGGCGTCGGATCTCACCGTGCCCATGTACGCCTCGATCGAGCAGCTGGTGAGCCACGCCACGAGCGGCGAGCAGACCCGGCCGGTGATCCTGTGCGAGTACTCCCACGCCATGGGCAACGGCAACGGCTGCCTGGCCGAGTACTGGGAGGCCTTCGAGACCACCGACGGCCTGCAGGGAGGGTTCATCTGGGAGTGGTGGGACCACGGTCTCGTGCAGACGCTCCCCGACGGCACCGAGCGCTGGGCCTACGGCGGCGACTTCGGCGACGAGCCCAACGACGGCAACTTCTGCGTCGACGGCCTCGTCCTCCCCGACCGCACCCCCAAACCCGCCCTCTACGAGCACCAGGCCCTCGCCGCCCCGCTGACCTTCGAGTGGGCGGACGTGGACGAGCGAGGCGGGTTCTTCTGGTCTCTGGGCACTCCGATGCCCATCACTCGCGTGCTGAAGGCACGCAACAACCTGTGGTTCCGAGACACCTCTTGGCTGCGGGTCACCTGGGAGGAGCGTCACGGCGAGACGGTCCTCGGGGCAGGCGAAGCAGAGCTGAACGACCTCGGACCCCGAGAATCAGCGACCTTCGACGTTGCCCTGCACCGACCCGCCGAGTCGAGCGTGGTCCTCACGGTGAGCACGGCCATCGACACCCCGTGGGCCCCCGCCGGCACGGTGCTCGCCACCAGCTGCCCCTCCTTCCCCACCGTGGCCGTGCCCCGCTCGGGGGACCTCGCCGATCGCTCCGATGTCGTGGGTCTCCTGACCCGACCGACCACGACCACCGACGAACTCAGGGGTCGACCAGATCCGACCCTGCGGATCGAACCCGAGGTGGGACTCACCGGTCCGATGCTCGCGACGGGACCATCGCTGTCCCTGTGGAGGGCACCGACCGACAACGACCCCGAGCCCGCGCGGGCCTGGCGGCGGTGGGGGCTGGATCGCCTCGAACGCGGACTCGTGACCGTCGCCGACGGCGACAGCGGATCGACGGTCGTGACCGCCGAGTGGATCACCGGGGACGGAACGGTCGTGCCCCACACGCAAGTGGTCACGACGCTGGCCGACGGCACCGTCGTGGTCGAGGAGGAGGTGACCATCCCCGACGGCTTCCACGACCTGCCCCGGGTGGGCACCACGTTCGACCTGGTCCCGGGCCTCGACACCGTCACCTGGTTCGGCCGGGGGCCGCACGAGACGTACCCCGACCGGCGGCGGGCGGGCTGGATCGGACGCCATTCGCTCCCGGTCGACGAGATGGCCTTCCCCTACATCACGCCCCAGGAGACCGGCGGGCGGGCCGACGTGCGCTGGTTCACCGTCACCGACGCCGCCGGCCACGGCGTGCGCATCGATCTCGACCGCCCCCGGCAGGTCTCGGTCACCCGCCATCGGGCCGCCGATCTGGCCGCCGCCACTCACCAGGAGGAGCTGGTCCACCGGCCCGAGGCCATCGTGCACCTCGACGCCGCCCACCGGGGACTGGGCACGGCCAGCTGCGGGCCGGACACCCTGCCCCAGTACCTCGTGCGCCCCGGTGTCCACCGCTGGGCCTGGTCCATCCGGACGATCTGA
- a CDS encoding DUF6328 family protein, giving the protein MTDRADADAYGDMSAHQLVEEHHQEELRQRYYGLLQELRVLLPGVQVLVGFLLTVPFALGFEELDTTGRRLYGVALGSGLMAVISFVSPTVFHRVGGRTLRAERLVMGIRSTRAGLAFLALALLSGSLLVTRFVFDTAVAVVFVGAIALAMAVFWVVIPLRASRHRHLPPASTRPDRDDQG; this is encoded by the coding sequence ATGACCGACCGCGCCGATGCCGATGCCTACGGCGACATGTCGGCGCACCAGCTCGTCGAGGAGCACCACCAAGAGGAGCTCCGCCAGCGCTACTACGGGCTGCTCCAGGAGCTCCGCGTCCTCCTGCCGGGCGTGCAGGTCCTGGTCGGGTTCCTGCTCACCGTGCCGTTCGCGCTCGGCTTCGAGGAGCTCGACACCACCGGTCGGCGCCTCTACGGGGTGGCGCTGGGGTCCGGGCTCATGGCGGTGATCAGCTTCGTGTCCCCGACGGTCTTCCACCGCGTCGGCGGGCGTACGTTGCGCGCCGAGCGGCTGGTGATGGGGATCCGCAGCACCCGGGCCGGACTGGCGTTCCTCGCCCTGGCGCTGCTGTCGGGCTCGTTGCTCGTCACCCGGTTCGTGTTCGACACGGCCGTCGCGGTCGTCTTCGTCGGTGCGATCGCCCTGGCGATGGCGGTGTTCTGGGTGGTGATCCCGCTGCGGGCGTCCCGGCACCGACACCTGCCGCCCGCCTCGACCCGACCCGACCGCGACGATCAGGGGTAG